In the genome of Qipengyuania seohaensis, one region contains:
- a CDS encoding FemAB family XrtA/PEP-CTERM system-associated protein, which produces MKTSVALADLESAQERARIEDFVRENHGNVFQRPTWLAAIQAGTGQGALGLVAERGGAICGWLPLSDVHSPLFGRALVSSGFAVGGGPLFTDERVLEALLASAAELATRLSVSTVELRSPDAGEGWDRIEGQHAGFVRVLESDNEAQLHAIPRKARAEVRKGLANDLEVTVGRSERDLEAHYQCYSESVRNLGTPVFPRSLFAAVIETFGDDADILTVSHEGRPISSVLSLYHDGAVMPYWGGGRWEARTVRANERMYYELMCHARRKGMDRFDFGRSKTGSGPFAFKKNWGFEPEPLTYRRWTAPGVKARNIDPTDDGYSAKIELWKKLPLPVANLIGPWIARGLG; this is translated from the coding sequence ATGAAGACATCGGTAGCGCTTGCAGATCTGGAAAGCGCGCAGGAACGCGCACGCATCGAGGATTTCGTGCGCGAAAATCACGGCAACGTATTCCAACGTCCCACATGGCTGGCCGCGATCCAAGCGGGCACCGGGCAGGGAGCGTTAGGGCTCGTCGCAGAACGCGGCGGTGCGATCTGTGGATGGCTGCCGCTTAGTGATGTCCACTCGCCGTTATTCGGCAGGGCCTTGGTGTCGAGCGGATTCGCAGTCGGAGGCGGTCCCTTGTTTACAGATGAGCGGGTGCTTGAGGCACTGCTAGCTTCCGCTGCCGAACTTGCCACGCGTCTTAGTGTCTCGACCGTCGAACTCCGCTCGCCCGATGCGGGCGAAGGCTGGGACCGCATCGAAGGTCAGCACGCCGGCTTCGTCAGGGTTCTGGAAAGCGACAACGAAGCGCAGCTGCACGCCATTCCGCGCAAGGCGCGTGCAGAGGTTCGCAAGGGCTTGGCCAACGACCTGGAGGTCACCGTCGGTCGTAGCGAGCGGGATCTGGAGGCGCACTACCAGTGCTATTCAGAAAGCGTGCGCAACCTCGGTACGCCAGTCTTTCCGCGCAGTCTTTTTGCTGCCGTGATCGAAACATTCGGGGATGACGCGGATATCCTCACAGTGTCGCACGAGGGTCGCCCAATTTCGAGCGTGCTGTCGCTTTATCACGATGGAGCGGTCATGCCCTACTGGGGTGGCGGACGTTGGGAAGCGCGCACTGTTCGCGCAAACGAGCGCATGTATTACGAACTGATGTGCCACGCCCGTCGCAAGGGGATGGACCGGTTCGATTTCGGCCGCTCCAAGACCGGCAGCGGACCGTTCGCTTTCAAGAAGAACTGGGGCTTCGAGCCTGAGCCGCTCACCTATCGTCGCTGGACTGCGCCGGGCGTAAAGGCGCGCAATATCGACCCGACCGACGACGGCTATTCGGCGAAGATCGAGCTCTGGAAGAAGCTTCCTCTTCCAGTGGCGAACTTGATCGGCCCCTGGATTGCGCGCGGGTTGGGATAG